From a single Vitis vinifera cultivar Pinot Noir 40024 chromosome 18, ASM3070453v1 genomic region:
- the LOC100249854 gene encoding leucine--tRNA ligase, cytoplasmic — translation MVSNTEGGKSFARRDRLLEIEAQVQKWWGEKEIFRADSLKTPPKPGERFFGNFPYPYMNGYLHLGHAFSLSKLEFASAYHRLRGANVLLPFAFHCTGMPVKASADKLSREIQLFGDPPIFPSTPEDQISDPDQELGEEVGENQGVAEKSKGKKSKAAAKASSTKFQWEIMRSYGLSDAEISKFQDPYHWLIYFPPLAMEDLKAFGLGCDWRRTFITTEVNPFYDSFVRWQMRKLKKMGKIVKDLRYTIYSPLDGQPCADHDRASGEGVLPQEYTLVKMEVIPQFPPKLRALEGRKVFLAAATLRPETMYGQTNAWVLPDGKYGAFEINDTDVFILSERAALNLAYQKLSRVPEKPSCLAELTGYDLIGLPLKSPLAFNEIIYALPMLSILIDKGTGIVTSVPSDSPDDFMALHDLKTKPVFRAKFGVKDEWVLPFEVIPIINTPEFGDKSAEKICKDYGIQSQNEKEKLAEAKKLIYRGGFYEGTLIVGEYAGMRVQEAKNLIRSKLLELGQAVVYSEPEKKVISRSGDECVVALTDQWYITYGEPEWKQKAEECLASMNLYSNEVRHGFEHTLSWLNQWACSRSFGLGTRLPWDEDFLVESLSDSTLYMAYYTISHLLQKGNLYGSDTSSVKPEQMTDEVWDFVFCGSPFPKSSDICPSVLRKMKQEFEYWYPFDVRTSGKDLIQNHLTFCIYNHTAILAKHHWPRGFRCNGHIMLNSEKMSKSTGNFMTIRQAIQEFSADATRFSLADAGDGMDDANFVSETANAAILRLTKEISWMQEVIEGESSFRKGPSSTYADRVFANEINIAVKMTEKNYSEFMFREALKTGFYDLQAARDEYRFSCGMGGMNRDLLWRFMDVQTRLMTPICPHFAEYVWKELLRKEGFVVKAGWPEADTLDLTLKLANKYLQDSIVSMRKLLQKQVSGPKRADKSISSSAENRPTVGLIYMAEQYDGWKAECLKILQSKFNTETSSFAPDQEILEALQQSEIGQEGNFKETQKLCMPFLRFKKDEAIAVGHQALDLKLPFGEVEVLGENLELIKRQLGLEEVEVLSAADPEAIQKAGQYASLLNQNPPSPGNPTAIFLSD, via the coding sequence ATGGTTTCAAACACTGAAGGTGGGAAGAGCTTTGCCAGGAGAGACCGGCTGCTGGAAATAGAGGCTCAGGTCCAAAAATGGTGGGGAGAAAAAGAGATTTTCAGGGCTGATTCTCTCAAAACGCCTCCTAAACCGGGTGAAAGGTTCTTTGGGAATTTCCCATATCCTTACATGAATGGCTACCTGCACCTTGGTCATGCATTTTCCCTTTCAAAATTGGAGTTTGCTTCAGCATATCACCGACTGAGAGGCGCCAATGTCCTCTTGCCTTTCGCTTTCCACTGTACTGGGATGCCAGTCAAGGCCTCTGCTGATAAACTATCCCGGGAAATCCAATTGTTTGGTGATCCACCCATCTTCCCTTCCACCCCAGAGGACCAAATCAGTGACCCAGACCAGGAACTGGGGGAAGAGGTTGGGGAAAACCAGGGTGTGGCAGAAAAGTCTAAAGGCAAGAAGTCCAAAGCAGCAGCAAAGGCGAGCAGCACCAAGTTTCAGTGGGAGATTATGCGGAGTTATGGCCTCTCTGATGCTGAGATTTCTAAGTTCCAGGATCCATATCACTGGCTAATCTATTTCCCCCCTCTGGCCATGGAAGACCTCAAGGCTTTTGGCTTGGGCTGCGACTGGAGACGGACCTTCATCACCACAGAAGTGAACCCCTTCTATGACTCATTTGTCAGGTGGCAGATGAGGAAGCTGAAGAAGATGGGGAAGATTGTTAAGGACTTGAGATACACTATCTACTCTCCTTTAGACGGCCAGCCGTGTGCTGATCATGACCGAGCTTCTGGTGAAGGCGTTTTGCCTCAAGAGTACACTCTTGTAAAAATGGAGGTGATCCCACAATTTCCCCCAAAGTTGAGAGCTCTGGAAGGGAGGAAGGTGTTTCTTGCTGCTGCAACATTGAGGCCTGAGACGATGTATGGACAAACAAACGCGTGGGTGTTGCCAGATGGGAAATATGGAGCCTTTGAGATCAATGATACTGATGTGTTCATTTTATCTGAGAGGGCAGCTCTTAATCTTGCATACCAGAAACTGTCCCGTGTTCCAGAAAAGCCCAGTTGTTTGGCTGAGCTGACCGGCTATGATTTGATCGGTTTGCCCCTCAAGTCCCCATTAGCATTCAATGAGATCATATATGCTCTCCCCATGCTTTCGATTCTCATTGACAAAGGTACTGGAATTGTGACAAGCGTGCCAAGTGATTCACCCGACGATTTCATGGCTCTCCATGATTTGAAAACAAAGCCAGTTTTCAGAGCTAAGTTTGGTGTAAAGGACGAGTGGGTCTTGCCATTTGAGGTCATTCCAATTATCAATACCCCAGAATTTGGAGATAAGTCAGCTGAGAAAATCTGCAAAGATTATGGTATTCAGAGCCAGAATGAGAAAGAGAAGCTTGCTGAGGCCAAGAAACTGATTTACAGGGGAGGATTCTATGAGGGAACTTTGATTGTTGGAGAATATGCAGGAATGAGAGTCCAGGAAGCTAAGAATCTGATCAGGAGCAAGCTTCTGGAGCTCGGTCAAGCTGTTGTATATAGCGAGCCAGAGAAGAAGGTCATCTCAAGATCAGGGGATGAGTGTGTGGTGGCTCTGACTGATCAGTGGTATATCACCTATGGGGAGCCTGAATGGAAGCAGAAGGCAGAGGAGTGCTTGGCCAGCATGAATCTGTACTCCAATGAGGTGCGGCATGGTTTTGAGCACACATTGAGCTGGCTGAATCAGTGGGCTTGTTCCCGTTCCTTTGGGCTTGGGACTCGTCTTCCATGGGATGAAGACTTCCTCGTCGAGTCCTTATCTGATTCGACTCTATACATGGCATACTATACCATATCTCATCTGTTACAGAAAGGGAACTTGTATGGTTCTGATACTTCTTCGGTTAAACCAGAGCAAATGACAGATGAGGTTTGGGACTTTGTGTTTTGTGGCAGCCCATTCCCCAAATCATCTGATATTTGCCCCAGTGTTCTGAGGAAGATGAAGCAGGAGTTTGAATATTGGTATCCATTTGATGTCAGGACTTCTGGCAAAGACCTGATTCAGAATCATCTCACTTTTTGTATATACAACCACACAGCAATCCTAGCCAAGCATCACTGGCCTAGGGGATTCAGATGCAATGGGCACATTATGCTGAATTCTGAGAAAATGTCCAAGTCCACTGGAAACTTCATGACAATACGCCAAGCTATCCAGGAATTCTCTGCTGACGCCACACGATTCTCCCTTGCTGATGCTGGAGATGGAATGGATGATGCCAACTTTGTCTCTGAGACGGCAAATGCTGCAATCTTACGCCTCACAAAAGAGATATCATGGATGCAGGAGGTTATAGAGGGGGAGTCATCTTTCAGAAAGGGGCCCTCTTCTACTTATGCTGATCGCGTGTTTGCCAATGAGATCAACATTGCAGTCAAAATGACTGAGAAGAACTACAGTGAGTTCATGTTCAGGGAAGCTCTCAAGACTGGGTTTTATGATCTCCAAGCTGCCAGGGATGAGTATAGATTTTCTTGTGGTATGGGGGGCATGAATCGTGATCTGTTATGGCGGTTTATGGATGTTCAAACTCGTCTTATGACTCCAATCTGCCCTCATTTTGCTGAATATGTTTGGAAGGAGCTTCTGAGGAAAGAAGGGTTTGTTGTGAAAGCAGGATGGCCTGAAGCTGATACACTTGACCTCACTCTCAAGCTTGCCAACAAGTATCTGCAGGACTCAATTGTCTCAATGAGGAAGCTGCTCCAAAAACAAGTTTCAGGCCCAAAAAGGGCCGACAAAAGCATCTCCTCTAGTGCAGAAAACAGACCAACTGTCGGACTAATATACATGGCCGAGCAATACGACGGATGGAAAGCAGAATGCTTGAAAATACTACAAAGCAAGTTCAACACAGAAACGAGCAGTTTTGCACCAGACCAAGAGATCTTGGAGGCATTACAGCAGAGTGAAATTGGGCAGGAAGGAAACTTTAAGGAGACCCAGAAGCTGTGTATGCCTTTCCTGAGGTTCAAGAAGGATGAGGCCATTGCTGTTGGGCATCAGGCCTTGGATCTGAAGCTACCCTTCGGAGAAGTGGAGGTCCTGGGGGAGAACTTGGAGTTGATCAAGAGGCAGCTTGGTCTAGAGGAGGTTGAAGTTCTGTCTGCTGCAGACCCTGAGGCTATTCAGAAAGCTGGGCAGTATGCCTCACTGCTAAACCAGAATCCGCCTTCTCCAGGAAACCCAACTGCCATCTTCTTGAGTGATTAG